The DNA segment AATGCCAAGGTTCAGGCCGTCAGGCTTGCCCAGGCCCTTGAGAGGGGCATACACTTCAGGAGGGCTGCCTACTCAGCAATCCGCGCCATCATGAGGAACGGCGCCAGGGGCGTTGAGATTCGTCTGAGCGGAAAGCTAACCGGTGAAAGAGCGAAAAGCGTCAGGTTCTACCAGGGCTACCTCGCCAAGGTTGGAAACCCGGCCGAGACCCTCGTCAGCAAGGGCTACGCCCAGGCCAAGCTCAAGCTTGGAGTTATAGGTGTCAAGGTCTCCATCATGCCGCCCGACGCCAAGCTCCCGGATGAGATCGAGGTTATAGAGAAGGTTCAGGAAGAGGTGAGCGCCAATGAAGCCGAGTGAGATTAGGGAGATGAGCATCGAGGAGATCGACAAGAAGATCAGGGAGCTCCGCCTTGAACTCGCCAAGGAGAGGGGTGTGCTCACCATGGGGGCCTCGCTTGAGAACCCCATGGTCATCCGGAACCTCAGGCGCGATATCGCGCGCCTGTTGACCATAAAGAAGGAGAAGCTTAGGGAGAAAAGGTGATGGTTAGTGCCTAGGATTGTTAACCCTCTGGATGAGATGCTCTTTAAAGAAGTGCTGAAGGAGCAGCAGAGAATTAGAGTCTATATAGAGAAGGCCCGCTACGGAAAGCTTAAAACCATAATCGAGGGCATAGACGAGAAGGAGTTCGACCTTGAAGATATAGCCAAAAAGCTGAAGGCGAAGCTGGCATGCGGCGGAACGGTCAAGAAAGGAAGGATAGAGCTCCAAGGAGACCACAGAGAAAGGGTCAAGAAATTGCTGGGAGACCTTGGATTTTCAGAGGACTTAATAGAAATCGAGTAACGGCAAAGAACATCATCTGGAGCGAGCTCATAGGGCTGAAAGCAAAAATTATAAGGGCATCTCATCCAGAGCTGGTTGGCATCGAGGGCTACGTCCTTGACGAGACGAGGAACACCCTCACCATCGGCGGTGAGAGGGTCTGGGTTATCCCGAAGGACGTGGTTTGCCTTGAGTTTGAGGTTGGCGATAAAAGGATCCGGATCAACGGAAAAGAGCTGATTGGAAGACCCGAGATGAGATTGAAGAAGAGGTGGCGAAAATGAGAGAGATTGGATTGAAGGTTCAGCCTCCCGCTGAGAAGTGCGACGACCCGCACTGCCCCTGGCACGGGCACCTCAAGATACACGGCAGATACTTCGAGGGAATAGTCGTCAGCGATAAGGGCAAGAAGACCGTCGTCGTTGAGAGGCAGCACTACCACTATCTCAAGAAGTACGAGAGGTATGAGCTCAGGAGGAGCAAGGTTCACGCTCACAACCCGGAGTGCATCAGCGCAAAGGTCGGTGACAGGGTTCTCATCGCCGAGACCCGGCCGATAAGCAAGACCAAGAGCTGGGTTGTCGTTGCAGTCACCAAGAGGGCTGGCGAGAGGTGATATAGATGGCGAAGAAGGGTGCAGGTGCTACGAGAGGTATCAGTCCCGTGAGACCGACTCGTGCTCTCCCGATAGGTGCCTACCTCAAGGTTGCTGACAACAGCGGTGCGAAGGTTATCCAGATCATAGGCGTCGTTGGCTACAAGGGCACCAGGAGGAGGCTCGCCTCGGCAGGCGTCGGCGACATGGTCATCGCCGCAGTCAAGAAGGGAAGGCCCGACATAAGGCACCAGGTAGTTAGGGCCGTCGTCGTCAGGCAGAGGAAAGAGTACAGGCGCCTTGACGGCATGCGCGTGAAGTTCGAGGACAACGCGGCAGCAATAGTCACCCCCGAGGGTGTCCCGAGGGGTACCGAGATCAGAGGTGCCATAGCAAGGGAGGCCGCCGAGCGCTGGGTCAGGCTCGGAAGTATAGCGAGCATCGTGTTGTGAGGTGAGAAAGATGAAGCTGGATACGAGACAGCCCAAGAAGCAGAGGAAGTTCCTCTATAACGCTCCCCTTCACCTTAGGAGCAAGATAATGGCCGCCACACTGAGCCCGGAGCTCAGGAACAAGTACGGTGTGAGGAGCCTTCCTATCCGGGAGGGCGACAAGGTTCGCGTTATGCGCGGCGACTTCAAGGGCAAGGAAGGCAAGGTCCTTGAGGTTGACCTCAAGAGGTACAGGATACACATCGAGGGGGTTACCCAGAAGAAGGTCGACGGAACTGAGGTCTTCTACCCAATCCACCCCTCGAACGTTATGATAATAGACCTCAACCTTGAGGACGAGAAGAGGGAAAAGATAATTAATAGGAGGGCTGGTTGATGGCGAGGAAAGGAGCCAAGAGGCACCTTAAGAGGCTTGCCGCTCCAAATCAGTGGTACATCTCAAGAAAGACCTATAAGTGGGCGGTCAGGCCGAGGCCAGGTCCGCACAGCATGAGGACTTCCATACCGCTCCTCTACATAGTCAGGGACTACCTCGGCTACGCCAAGACAGCTCGTGAGGCCAGAAAGATACTCAACGAGGGTAAGATACTCGTTGATGGTAGGGTTAGGAAGGACTACAAGTTCCCGGTCGGAATCATGGACGTCGTTTCCATCCCCGAGACCGGCGAGCACTACAGGGTTCTTCCGAACAGGATCGGCAAACTCATACTCCACCCGATAAGCGAGAAGGAAGCCAACATCAAGCCGCTCAGGATAAGCAACAAGCGCATGGTCAAGGGCGCGAAGGTTCAGCTCAACCTCCACGACGGAAGCAACCACCTCGTCACCATGGACGAGAAGGACAAGTACAGGACTGCCTACACCGTCCTCATGAAGGTACCCGACAGGGAGGTCATCGGGGTCATCCCGTTCGAGGTCGGTGCCTACGTCTTCGTTACCCAGGGTAAGAACGTCGCGAGGAAGGGTAGAGTCGTTGAGGTCAGGCAGTTCCCGATGGGCTGGCCGGACGTCGTCACCATTGAGGACGAGAACGGCGAGCT comes from the Thermococcus thioreducens genome and includes:
- a CDS encoding ribonuclease P protein component 1; this translates as MRRNGQERKDRAPRRPQRKGQEIAGRPWIFRGLNRNRVTAKNIIWSELIGLKAKIIRASHPELVGIEGYVLDETRNTLTIGGERVWVIPKDVVCLEFEVGDKRIRINGKELIGRPEMRLKKRWRK
- a CDS encoding 30S ribosomal protein S17 encodes the protein MREIGLKVQPPAEKCDDPHCPWHGHLKIHGRYFEGIVVSDKGKKTVVVERQHYHYLKKYERYELRRSKVHAHNPECISAKVGDRVLIAETRPISKTKSWVVVAVTKRAGER
- a CDS encoding 50S ribosomal protein L14, which translates into the protein MAKKGAGATRGISPVRPTRALPIGAYLKVADNSGAKVIQIIGVVGYKGTRRRLASAGVGDMVIAAVKKGRPDIRHQVVRAVVVRQRKEYRRLDGMRVKFEDNAAAIVTPEGVPRGTEIRGAIAREAAERWVRLGSIASIVL
- the rplX gene encoding 50S ribosomal protein L24; the encoded protein is MKLDTRQPKKQRKFLYNAPLHLRSKIMAATLSPELRNKYGVRSLPIREGDKVRVMRGDFKGKEGKVLEVDLKRYRIHIEGVTQKKVDGTEVFYPIHPSNVMIIDLNLEDEKREKIINRRAG
- a CDS encoding 30S ribosomal protein S4e, producing the protein MARKGAKRHLKRLAAPNQWYISRKTYKWAVRPRPGPHSMRTSIPLLYIVRDYLGYAKTAREARKILNEGKILVDGRVRKDYKFPVGIMDVVSIPETGEHYRVLPNRIGKLILHPISEKEANIKPLRISNKRMVKGAKVQLNLHDGSNHLVTMDEKDKYRTAYTVLMKVPDREVIGVIPFEVGAYVFVTQGKNVARKGRVVEVRQFPMGWPDVVTIEDENGELFDTLKEYAFVVGKDKPEISLP
- the yciH gene encoding stress response translation initiation inhibitor YciH, which encodes MLFKEVLKEQQRIRVYIEKARYGKLKTIIEGIDEKEFDLEDIAKKLKAKLACGGTVKKGRIELQGDHRERVKKLLGDLGFSEDLIEIE
- a CDS encoding 30S ribosomal protein S3 translates to MAIERYFIKEGVKEMLIDEYLEKELRRAGYGGIDIKKTPLGTKVIIFAANPGYVIGRGGRRIRELTRTLERQFNLENPQIEVEEIKNPYLNAKVQAVRLAQALERGIHFRRAAYSAIRAIMRNGARGVEIRLSGKLTGERAKSVRFYQGYLAKVGNPAETLVSKGYAQAKLKLGVIGVKVSIMPPDAKLPDEIEVIEKVQEEVSANEAE
- the rpmC gene encoding 50S ribosomal protein L29, with product MKPSEIREMSIEEIDKKIRELRLELAKERGVLTMGASLENPMVIRNLRRDIARLLTIKKEKLREKR